GCAATGCTTTGAAGCGGGTGTGTCTGATTTTGTCAGTAAACCAGTTGACTCAGATACTTTACTAAAGGCCATATCAAGGTGGATTTCAACTTCCAGTTAGCTAAAAAAGTTCTGATAAAGGACGGTTACATAACCAAGTGGATATATTCTGTTGCATTCTGAATACAATGAATAAACACTATTAGAAGGCTTCGAAAAACCAGCTGTTTTGTTTCATTCAACGCCCGAGCAAAAGTAAAAAAATGAATTACTTCCTATAATCAGATTATAAAAGCTAGTATAAGTGCAAAGACAGATATAACCAAAGCAACCGTTGAAAAAGTAATAGCAAGTTTGAATTTTCTGCTTTCGAAATCCAAATCGGCAAGGATGGATAATACTAATGGGAAATTTACACTTAAGCCTTCAAATTTAAGAGAGGAAAAAAAAGTAACCCTGTTCCCATCTTCATCAAAATAACTGTATTTTTTATTGAAGTGGTAGTAAAGCCTTCCAAAAATCATATCCTCCTCTACACCACAATCTTGTGCAATTTTACCTATATCTACAGGTACCCGAACCCTTGTAATTCTATCAGGCTCCTTTCGGGCATGCTCCTTATAAGAAAGATTATATCTGCTATAGATTGCCTGTAGTATTTCAAGGTCAGTCGGTATTTTTTTCATGACATTATATAATTAACTAAAAGTCAAGGCACTGTCTACGCCTGTTTGCATGGTTATCGGGTAAAAATAACATTTCTTTAGAAGAATATTCTAAACCAAACCGAATATAAACAATGGCCATCAGTATCTTTGCCTTTTTTTACCGGCAATGGCAAAAAGTAATCATATTCATAGAAGCATTACAGACACTAGCATAACCCGGAATATTCACGAATAAACATACTTATATACTTAAAATACTGATACTATATGATATAGCAGCACAAATTCATGATAGCCAAAGTTTGAGGTATTAAAAAGAGCGACGATATGTTCAGATGAGCTTCGTTGAAGTGAAAAAAACGCACTCAGAGTACCAAAAACACTCTTCCGTCACGTTTTGCCCTTCGCCTTGCTCAAAAAATATATCTTGGTGAATAATCTGGGTTAAAACATAAATTAGCGTGCATTTAGCTTAAAGAAGACTTTTCAAAACACCAATACTAAGCCGGCAAAATAGCCCGGCAGCTAGATTTCTTACCTGGAAAATTTTATACATATAATCCCTTAAGATTTTTTTAGAAGGAGCCGATAACAAAACATAGAAGAAAAAACTAAATATGGTAAGACTATGGAAGGTATCGCCAAATGTGTCACTTTAAGAATTCTTGTAGTAGAAGATTCCGTTGATGACTATGAATTACTTTTAAGAAGTATAAAAAAAGAAGGCTTTAAAATATACAGCCAAAGGGTTGATACAGAAGAAGCATTAATCAACGTACTTAATGAAGAATGGGATGTAATTATTTCAGACTTCTACCTGCCAGGATTTGACGGAATGACATCGTTAGAGCTTGTTCGTGAGAAAGATCCTTTAACTCCATTCATTTTGGTTTCAGGCCACGTATGCGAAAATATAGCCATAGAGGCTATAAAAAGTGGCGCTAATGATTATTTATTCAAAGATAATCTATTACGCTTAGGTCCAGCAATAACTAAAGGACTTGACGAAAAGCAATTAAAAATAAATCGGCTTACATCTGAGAAAAAAATTCGCGCTAATGAAAAAAATCTGAGGCTTGCTCATAAATTAGCAAGATCCGGTTATTGGGAATTTAATTATGAGACTCTAAAGTTCAGTTTTTCAGATGAGCTCAAAGAACTCCTAAACCTTGAAAAAAAATCTATTGAGCTAAGAGCATTTTTAAAATGGATACACCCAAAAGATGTAACGATCGTACTGTCTAAAATTAGAAATCTTAATAAATTAAATACAACTATAGATGTAAACTTCAGGTTATTACCTAGTATAAAACGAAATTTAATGTTTATTTCCGCCCGCTGTACTGTTGGCTTTGAAGATAATAAACCAACAGAAATACAAGGCATATTTCAAGATGTAACTGAGCATACTCTTTCGAAACAAACGGCCAAAAAAGCACTTGAAAGAAATAAACTGCTATTAACCGAAATGCATCACCGTGTGAAAAACAACCTGGCTACCATCACAAGTTTGCTCGAATTAGAAAAAATGTCATCAAATTGTAAGGTTACTGTAGATACATTGTCTCGCAATACCTACCATATATATAATATGGGAATCTTGCAGGAATTGCTTTACAAAAGTTCTGATTTTTCCAAAATCGCATTCAAC
This is a stretch of genomic DNA from Chitinophagaceae bacterium. It encodes these proteins:
- a CDS encoding response regulator, yielding MEGIAKCVTLRILVVEDSVDDYELLLRSIKKEGFKIYSQRVDTEEALINVLNEEWDVIISDFYLPGFDGMTSLELVREKDPLTPFILVSGHVCENIAIEAIKSGANDYLFKDNLLRLGPAITKGLDEKQLKINRLTSEKKIRANEKNLRLAHKLARSGYWEFNYETLKFSFSDELKELLNLEKKSIELRAFLKWIHPKDVTIVLSKIRNLNKLNTTIDVNFRLLPSIKRNLMFISARCTVGFEDNKPTEIQGIFQDVTEHTLSKQTAKKALERNKLLLTEMHHRVKNNLATITSLLELEKMSSNCKVTVDTLSRNTYHIYNMGILQELLYKSSDFSKIAFNQYLERLIELTGKSHFPNTTISITTSFDSIDIDISNAFPAAMIASEILSNSFQHSFVDQSDKRIHISLTESANEISLIVKDNGIGIGENFDYTKSNTPGFSLINIFIQQLSGTLKILNDNGTLAILTFKKSSKKSKSINDSLN